GAGACGACCGCCAGCGTGTCGGCCCAGCTCGACAAGCTCGTCGAAGACGGCGTCATCTCCAAGTAGATCGCTCAAGCCGCGCGAGCGGGCGGCCGCGGCCTTCGGGGCGCGGCCGCCCGGTGCGTGGGGGTAACGTATGCCAAGACAAAAGGCCCTTGTGAGCCGCCTGGCCCTGCCGGCCGCGCTGGCGGTGATGGCGGGCGTCTACGCGGCCGGCATCCCGAGCGTGCGCACGCTGTTCGGCAAGGGGTTCGTCGACACGCGCTTCCTGCCCAAGATCCTGGTCGCGATCGCCGCGGGCGCGCTGCTGGCGATCATCGTCCGCGAGGTGCGCACCTGGCTCGCCGAGCGGGCGGTCCCCGCCGATGACGCACCGGCCGAGCCCGGCGGGTTCGAAGCGGTCAAGCCGTTCGTGCTGTTCGCGGCGATCCTGGCCTATATCGCGGCGTTCAAGCCGGTGGGCTTCCTGATCTCGAACATGGCGCTCGGACTGCTGATCCTCTGGCTGTTCGAGTTCGGCGTCGGCCGGCCGGTGGTGCGCGTGGCGGCGGCCGCGGCGGTGACGGCGGTGGCCTATCTCCTCTTCGCGGTCGCCTTCGGAACGCGGCTCGCCCTGCTGCCGGGGGGCTACTGATGGAGTTCCTCGGCCACATCGTCGGCGGCTTCGGCGCGCTGTTCGAACCGATGAACTTCGCCTTCCTGGTGGGCGGCTTCCTCATCGGCACCTTCTTCGGTGCGGTGCCGGGGCTGACCTCGGTGCTGGCGATCGCGCTGCTGTTGCCGATCACCTACTCGATCGACGTCACGCCCGCGCTCATCATGTGTGCGTCGATCTTCATGGCGGGGATGTATTCGGGGTCGATCACGGCGATCACCATCAACATCCCCGGCGCGCCGTCCTCGATGATGACGGCGATCGACGGCAACATCCTCATGAAGGAGGGGAAGGGGGCCAACGCGCTCGGCCACGCGGCGCTGGGCTCGATGATCGGCGGGTCGATCGGCGCGCTCCTCCTCATCCTGCTGATGCCGCTGGCAGCGGAGCTGACGCTCCTCATCCGCACGCCGGGGAAGTTCTCGCTGGTGCTCTTCGCGCTGGTCGTGATCATCCTGGTGCAGCGCGACGACATCGCCAAGACGGTGCTCACCACGGTGGCCGGCATGATGATCGCCACCATCGGCATCGACGTGATGCAGCCGGTGCCGCGCTTCTCCTACGGCACGTCGCAGCTTGTGCAGGGCATCGACCTGATGCCGCTGATCATCGGCGCCTTCGCGATCTCGGAGCTGATGATCCAGGCGCGGGCCGGGGCGGCGGAGCTGTCGGCCGCGCGCATCCGGGAGGCGGCGAGCAGCCTGCGGCGCATGGACTTCATCCCGCCGCTGTCCGAGGTCCGGCAGATCGGCGTCGTGGGCTACCTTAAGGCGGCGCTGATCGGCTACGGCGTCGGCATTCTGCCGGGCGTCGGCGGGTCGATGGCCGCGTTCGTCGCCTATGCGGACGCCAAGCGCGGCGCCAAGCCGGAGGAGCGCTTCGGCAAGGGGAGCCGCAAGGGCATCGCGGTCGCCGAATCGGCCAACAACGCCATGTGCGGCGGCGCCTTCGTGCCGATGCTGATGTTCGGCATCCCCGGCGATCCCACCACCGCGATCGTCCTGGGCGTTCTCGTCGTCAACGGCTTGCAGCCGGGGGCGAAGCTCCTGGAGAATCAGGCCGACCTGATCGCGCCGATGTTCACCTCGCTGCTGGTTTCGGCGCTGGTGCTGATCCCGCTGACATTGTTCCTGCTGGGGCCGCTCTTCATCCGCATCGTGGCGATCCCGCGCGGGCTCCTCTACACCGGCATCGCGGTGGTGGCGCTCGTCGGCAGCTACGTCGCCACCTTCTCGATCTTCCAGATGGTGCTGGCGGCGCTGTTCGGGCTGCTCGCCTATTTCCTGCGGCGCGGCGGCTATCCGGTGGTCTCGCTGCTGCTCGGCTTCATCCTGGGGCCGGACCTCGAACTCTACCTGCGCCGCTCGCTCTCGCTCAACGACGGGGACCCGACGGTGTTCCTGACCAGTCCGGACAGCCTGGCCTTCATCGGGCTGTCCCTCGTCTTCATCTATCTGATGGAGATCGGCCCGCGGCTGAAGGCCCGCCGGCACAAGACCAATCCTTCCTCGCCCAGTCAGTAGGACGACCCCCATGCATCCCAATGAAGTGAAGGCCGCGCTCGGCGCGGGCCTTCTCTCGTTCCCCGTGACGCCCTTCGGCCCGGACGGAGCGTTCAATCCCGCGCCCTACGAGGCGCACATCAGCTGGCTGTCCGGCTTCGGCGCGTCGGCGCTGTTCGCCGCCGGCGGCACCGGCGAGTTCTTCTCTCTCGACCCCTCCGAGGTGCCGCAGATCATCACCCGCGCCAAGGCGGCGGCCGGGTCGACCCCGATCGTCTCCGGCTGCGGCTACGGCACCGCGACCGCGGTCTCGCTGGCGAAGGCGGTGGAGAAGGCGGGTGCGGACGGCATCCTCCTCCTGCCGCATTATCTGATCGACGCGCCGCAGGAGGGGCTCCTCGCCCACGCCAAGGCCGTGTGCGACGCGGTCGGCATCGGGGTGATGATCTACAACCGGGACAATGCCCGCTATGCGCCCGACACCGTCGCGCGGCTGTGCGACGCATGCCCCAACCTCGTCGGCTTCAAGGACGGTTCGGGCGACATCGGCACGGTGCGGCAGATCACCGCGAAGATGGGCGACCGGCTGACCTACCTCGGCGGCATGCCGACGGCGGAGCTGTTCGCCGAGGCCTACCTCGGCGCGGGCTTCACCACCTATTCCTCGGCCGTCTTCAACTTCGTGCCGGGGCTGGCGATGGAGTTTTATGCAGCGTTGCGGGCTGGCGAGCGGGACAAGACCACGGCGATCCTGGAGTCGTTCTTCTACCCCTTCATGACGCTGCGCGACCGATCGAAGGGGTACGCGGTCTCCGCGATCAAGGCGGGCGTGCGTCTCGCCGGGTACGATGTCGGCCCGGTGCGCGCACCGCTGACCGATCTCACCGGCGAAGAAGAGGCGATGCTGGCCGAGATCGTCGCCCGGCACAGCTGAGCGACGGGGCGGCTCCGGCCGCTTCATTTCGCTCCCGGCCGGAGTGTGACCTTCGACATGGCGCTGTTTGGATGCCATGGTGAAAGACACATGCCACCTGCCGAGCCTCGACTTACTGAATGAGCGAACTGGAAAGAGACGTCAGCGATATTGCCAGGATCAAGGCCATCCCCACGATCCTGGATATCATCTGCCGCATGACGGGAATGCGTTTCGCAGCCGTGGCCCGGGTCACCGAAGACCGCTGGATCGCATGCGAGGTCCATGACGAGATCGACTTCGGGCTCAAGCCCGGTGGCGAGCTCGAGGTCGAGACCACCTTGTGCAACGAGATCCGTCAGAGCGGGACGGCGATCGTCATCGATCATGTGGCCCAGGACGAGGTCTACTGCCGGCATCATACGCCCGAGCTCTATGGTCTCCAGAGCTACATCTCGATGCCGATCGTCCTTTCCGACGGGACGTTCTTCGGCACCTTGTGCGCCATCGACCCCGAGCCGCGCACGCTCAACACGCCCGAGACGCTGGCGATGTTCGAGATGTTCTCCGACATCATCGGCTTCCAGCTCAGCGCACTGCACCGGGTCGACCAGGCCGAGGCGAACCTGTTGGACGAGCGCGCCGTGTCCGCCCTGCGCGAGCAGTTCATCGCCGTGCTGGGCCATGACCTGCGCAATCCGCTCGCCTCCATCGGCGGCGGTGTGCGGATCATCCGGCGTGAGGAGCACACCAAGAAGTCGGCCGAAGTCCTGACGATGATCGAGGGCAGCGTGCGCCGGATGGCCGGGCTGATCGACAACGTGCTCGACTTCGCGCGCGGACGGTTGGGGAGCGGCATCACGCTGGACCGCAAGGTCGAACTGCTGGAGCCGGTGTTGCAGCAGGTGGTCGACGAGCTGATGGTGGTGATGCCCGAGCGACGCATCGTCGCCGACTTTTCGCTGCCGCAGCCGATCGAATGCGACCGGGCGCGGATGGGGCAGCTCGTCTCCAACCTTCTCGGCAACGCGCTCGTCCACGGCGATCCGGCGACCCCGGTGCGTATCGTCGCCAAGGCCGACGGCGCGACCTTGAAGATCGACGTCGCCAACGAGGGGGCGCCGATCCCGCCGGAGGCGATGGCGCGCCTGTTCCAGCCATTTTTCCGCGGCGAGATCCGGCCGAACCAGCAGGGGCTCGGCCTCGGCCTTCACATCGCTTCGGAGATCGCGCGGGCACACGGCGGCGAAATCGCCGTGTCGTCGAGCCCGGAGCAGACCCGGTTCACCTTCGAGATGCCGCTGGGCCGCGCCTAGGCCGGGCGGTCACGCACGCGCGCCGTCGGCATGGGCGGCACGGAAGGGCACCAGGCGGCGCAGTTCTTCGTCCCACAAGGTGAGCCGCACGCAGGCGAGGCTCTCGCGCAGGGTCAGCCGGTTGGTGTGGCGAAGCTCGGGAAGGTCGCGCAGCACCTCGGGCAGGCGGTAGTGCGGGATGCGGCTCGACAGGTGGTGCACGTGGTGGATGCCGACGTTTGCGGCGAACCACCGCAACACCGCCGGCAGCGCGTAGTGCGAGCTGCCGTGCAGGGCGGCCTCGGGGTGGGTCCAGTCGGCGTCGCCGTCCCAGTGGGTGTGCTCGAACTGGTGCTGCACATAGAAGAGCCAGACCCCGGCCGCCGACGCCAACAGCACGATCGGCAGGTGGATCATCAAAAACGGCCCGATCCCGATCGCCCACGTCACGCCGGCGACGGCGGCGAGGATGGCGAGGTTCGTGCCCATGGTGCTCAGCCAATGCATCAGTCCGCCGCGCATGAAGCCGATCGGCAGGCGGTGGTGCAGCAGGAAGACGAAGAACGGCCCCAGCCCGAAGAGGATCAGCGGGTGGCGGTAGATGCGGTACTGGATCCGCCCGCGCAGACTGAGGTTGCGGTACTCGCGCACCGTCAACGTGGCGACGTCGCCGATGCCGCGACGGTCGAGGTTGCCGGCGCCGGCGTGGTGCAGCGCGTGGGTGCGGCGCCAATGGTCATAGGGCGTCAGCGTGAACACGCCGAGGACGCGGCCGAGCCAGTCGTTCAGCGACTGCCGGCGGAAGACCGAGCCGTGGCCGCAGTCGTGCTGGATGAGGAAGAGGCGGACGAGGAAGCCGGCCGCCGGCAGCGCGAGGAGGAGGGTCAGCCCATAGCCGACGCTAGTGAGGGCGAGCCACATCGCGGCCCACAGCGCCACGAACGGCAGCGCCGACAGCGCGATCTCGGTGAGGCTGCGCCGCACGTCCGGATCGGTGTATCGCGCCAACTCGCGCCGGATGGACCGGGCGTCGATCGTCGAGGGCGGCGGCGTCGGGGCGGAGGCGCCCGGTACGGATTGAGCGGTCGTCACATCGGCCTTGAGGCGATCGGCGGCAGCGCGAGGCAAGTCATTCGGACCTTTCGGTTGGGGAAAGTCGTGGGTGGCGAGGGCGCCGGGCGCCCCCGAGCACGGGCCTATGCCGTGGCTTCGCCGACGGTCGAGGGGGTCGAATGGCGGGCCTCGCGATGGAGGGCGCGCAGCGTACCGAGGTTGAAGCGCTTGTCCTCGACGGCCATCACCAGGTCGTCCGGCCGCAGGCTGGCGCACTCGGTGACGGCATAGTCGATCGCCTCGGCCGCCGTCGCGAAGCGACGATAGGTGAGGCCGCTGCGTTTCGCGCCGCTGCGCCGGAGGAGAAAGATCTCCGCCGGCTGGGAGTAATCGTCATCCGTCATCATGGCGGCAGGGTCGACGTTTCGTGCAGTCATCATGGCTTCTTTCCTGTGCTGACGACCTTCGGAACGCCGGGCGTCTGGAAGAGGGGGTCTTGCAGGTATTTCGGTCCGGCGCGCTTCTTCGCGGCCTTGACGTCGGCGCTGCTGGCCTTTTTCGCCTCTTTGCCGGTTCGCATTTGGCCCTTGGCCATTTCGATATGTCCTTGCTGGCGGCACGATCATCCGCATGGCGGGGCGGCCGGTCGCCGGCCCCGAGATCGACATGGATGAGGTCCCCGCGCGCCGCGACGGTGCGGCCGCTCGGTCGAAACAGGTGCGGGAGACGGCCCCGGAGCGCGCGATCTTCAGTAGATATGGCGCTCGCGAGAGGAATAAACAATCCGTGCCCGGGCGGAGGGGGCGGCGAACTCTCGCGCCCGGGCCATGAAAATCCCCAGGCTGGCCGCCGTTTTGGGCCGCCGGTCGGCCGCTTTACATGCCCGGCCAATGAAAAATATTTGTTCCAAATGCGGTATGATGGTGCCTCGTGCAAAAAGACCTTGAAACGGGGTGACAAAGCGGCTATCTGCGGGATGCTAAGTTATCACTATCGACCACTGTCTCCTTTCTGGCTGCAGTCTGCGATTTTGCTCTGACGGCGCCACGACTGCCGCACGTTGCGGGCAGCGAATATGAAGGAGTGACACGATGGCCACTGGCACCGTGAAATGGTTCAACGCCACCAAGGGTTTTGGTTTCATCCAGCCGGATTCCGGCTCGCGGGACGTGTTCCTGCACATCTCTGCCGTCGAGCGGGCTGGCCTCAGCCAGGTCGACGAAGGTCAGAAGGTGAGCTTCGACATCGAGAAGGGCCGCGACGGCCGTGAGTCCGCAGCGAACCTGCAGCTCGAGAACTAATCGATCCCGCTTCGGCGGCGCGTCCGCGCCGCCGAAGCAACCGTTCCCGGCCATCGGCCGGTATGGAGCACCAGCCGCGCCCGCGCGGCTGGTGCTTTTTTTGTGGCGTTCCGTCCGCCCGTCGCCGGGCCCGGCCTAACGGACCACCTCGATCTCGGACGGCTGCCAGGTCTTGTCGAAGAAGGCCGCCAACGGGCTGTAGAGACGCAGGATGAGCACCCAGCCTTTGGCCGGATCGGTCTGGATCCAGTTGCCCCGGCCGACGTCCGCCGGCTGCTCCGGCGAGAAATAGACCGTGGTCGTGCCGTCCGCATCGGCCTGCGCCGCGGGCGAGGGGTAGTTCTGGCTGCCGGCACGCGGATATTTCTGCGGTGTCTGCAGCATCGAGCGGGTCTGGTTGTCGTACAGCGTGAACGACCAGAAGGCGGCCGCGGGGATGCCCTTCGGCAACGTCACCTTGTAGGTCTCGGCACCGTCGAAAAAGCGGCCCTCCGCGTCCTTCGCGGCGAAGAGATATTGCGAGCCGACACCGGCCAGCCGCATCGCCATCGCCGGGGTGATGCCGGTCGCCATGTAGAAGAACGAGGTCCGCGCGTCGTTCTGCTTGTACCCCGTCGGGGGGTAGGGCTTGGCGCCCTCGGCGGTGATCTCGGGCAGCGGCGTCTCGAAGTTGTAGCCCCCGGCGAAGAGCGGGTTCCACCACTGCGAATTCTCGTAGTAGGTCCACTCCGGATCGCGCGGGGAGAAGCCCAGCGTCCGGCCGGTGGCATTCGCGACCGCGACCGCTTCCGCCAGGATCGCCTTCATCCGCGCATCCGGCGCGAAGTCGTGCCCCTTCTTGATGCCGACCGCCGCGATCGGCCCCATCAGCTCCGGATCGAGCGCCGTGGCCGGCTCGCTCTGCACCAGCGCGTCGAGCATCTCGTAGTACGAGGCGTCGCTCGGCGGGATGGTGTTCATCACCCGGCCGGTGCCCTCGTGCCAGACGGGCGTCTCGGGCTCGGCGGCGCGCCCCAGCTCGACCCCGCCCTCCAGGTAGCGCGCGATCGACAGTCCCACGCCCCCCGGCGCGTAAGGGTAGAGCCGGGTGTGTGCCTTGATCGCTTCGACGGTGGGCGCTGGGTCGCCGTCCGTCAGGAACGAGCGGCCGAGCATGATGACGCGGTTCGTCCGCGCGTGGGCGACGTAGAAGCCGCCTTCGGGCAGGACGCCGTCGTAGCCCGGACCGACGATGAGATACTTGCCGCCCTCGCCGCGGTCGGGCCCGGAGCGGCCGAAGTCGATCACCCAGCGGAACCACATGTCGTCGATCGTGCCCAGCGCGCCCGGCGGCGTCTCCAGCACCATCGGCCCGTCCGAAAGGTCGAAGAAGCTGAGATAGTAGATGGTGTCGGCGTTTGCGGTCAGGAACAGAGATGCCGAGTCCATCAACTCGGAAAACACCAGCATCTCGCCGTCCTTGATGCCGGCGGCGACAAAGCCCTCGTGCAACGCCTGCATGCTCACGCCCTGGAAGGCGTCGGTGAAGGCGCGGAAGGCGTAGGTGAAGTCGAGATGGTCGTAGACGGCGGTGGCGGTGGCCTCGCTCGGCGCGCCGTCCTGGAAGGTGAGGGTGCCGAGACGCGACTCGACGCTGCCAGGCGTCGAGACCGATGCGAGACCGGCGTCAGGCCCTTGGGCCGCTGCCGCGGTCGCGACGAAGAGCGCGCACGCGGCGCCGAGCTTGACCGATCGAACAAGCATTGAGCGTTCCTCCTAAACAATCGTGTTTGGTATGACGCTAGGGGGAACCCCCGGTTGTGTCTTGCCCATTTCACGCCAATCTTCGCGATGCCGCCGGTTCGCCGGCTCCGCTCCCATTCGATCGATGGACGGCAACATTCCTTTTCACGTGTCGACCGATTTGGAATATGTCGAAACGTCGAGGTTGGCCGGCGGCGTCGCGCCGCCGGTCCATGGGGCGGCGGAGGCGGAACGATCGTGCCGGTTCGGGAGGCCAGGAGCAGACCCTCGCGCGCCCCGTCCCGGCGCGCGGCGGGCTCGGTGTGACGACGCCACCGCTCATCTTCCGGGCGGCGCACCTCCGTCTCTTCATCGGCGTGTTTCGCGAGAACGGCGTCCCCGTGGAGCAGGCATTGGCCCGCTCGCCGCTGCCCCGGTCGATCGAAACGCAGCCCGATGCCTACGTCAGCCTGCCGCTGGCGCTGCCGTGGATGGCGCACACCGGGCGCGATCTGACGACGATGGAGCTCGGCTATCTCGGGTCGCGGGACGTGTCGCTGGGGGCGCTCGACGTCAGGCTGCAATCGTCGATCCTGAGCGCGGTCAGCGGATTGCAGCGGCTGGAGCACGCGCTGCGCCTGGCGACCATCGAAGACAGCGCCCTCGTCGGCGCGATGCGTTGGGAGGGGGAGCACCTGCGGGTGTCGATCGCGATGCCGCGCCTCGCCCGCCACCCTCATGCCTGCCTCGTCGAGTGGGTGAACCTGCAAGCGATGATCGCGGTGGTACGCAGCGTCGCCGGACCGGCCTGGGCGCCGCAGGAAATGACGCTGGTCTCACGCGCCGAGGTGCCGGGCGTCGCGCTGGAGGCGTTCGGGATGACGCGCGTGCGCTCGGGCCATCCGCTCACCTCGATCCTCGTCGAGCGCGAGGCGTTGCTCCCGGCCGGGACGCTCCCCCATCGCCCCGCCGCGCCGCTGACGG
This portion of the Acuticoccus sp. I52.16.1 genome encodes:
- a CDS encoding tripartite tricarboxylate transporter TctB family protein; translated protein: MSRLALPAALAVMAGVYAAGIPSVRTLFGKGFVDTRFLPKILVAIAAGALLAIIVREVRTWLAERAVPADDAPAEPGGFEAVKPFVLFAAILAYIAAFKPVGFLISNMALGLLILWLFEFGVGRPVVRVAAAAAVTAVAYLLFAVAFGTRLALLPGGY
- a CDS encoding cold-shock protein encodes the protein MATGTVKWFNATKGFGFIQPDSGSRDVFLHISAVERAGLSQVDEGQKVSFDIEKGRDGRESAANLQLEN
- a CDS encoding DUF1254 domain-containing protein, which codes for MLVRSVKLGAACALFVATAAAAQGPDAGLASVSTPGSVESRLGTLTFQDGAPSEATATAVYDHLDFTYAFRAFTDAFQGVSMQALHEGFVAAGIKDGEMLVFSELMDSASLFLTANADTIYYLSFFDLSDGPMVLETPPGALGTIDDMWFRWVIDFGRSGPDRGEGGKYLIVGPGYDGVLPEGGFYVAHARTNRVIMLGRSFLTDGDPAPTVEAIKAHTRLYPYAPGGVGLSIARYLEGGVELGRAAEPETPVWHEGTGRVMNTIPPSDASYYEMLDALVQSEPATALDPELMGPIAAVGIKKGHDFAPDARMKAILAEAVAVANATGRTLGFSPRDPEWTYYENSQWWNPLFAGGYNFETPLPEITAEGAKPYPPTGYKQNDARTSFFYMATGITPAMAMRLAGVGSQYLFAAKDAEGRFFDGAETYKVTLPKGIPAAAFWSFTLYDNQTRSMLQTPQKYPRAGSQNYPSPAAQADADGTTTVYFSPEQPADVGRGNWIQTDPAKGWVLILRLYSPLAAFFDKTWQPSEIEVVR
- a CDS encoding tripartite tricarboxylate transporter permease, giving the protein MEFLGHIVGGFGALFEPMNFAFLVGGFLIGTFFGAVPGLTSVLAIALLLPITYSIDVTPALIMCASIFMAGMYSGSITAITINIPGAPSSMMTAIDGNILMKEGKGANALGHAALGSMIGGSIGALLLILLMPLAAELTLLIRTPGKFSLVLFALVVIILVQRDDIAKTVLTTVAGMMIATIGIDVMQPVPRFSYGTSQLVQGIDLMPLIIGAFAISELMIQARAGAAELSAARIREAASSLRRMDFIPPLSEVRQIGVVGYLKAALIGYGVGILPGVGGSMAAFVAYADAKRGAKPEERFGKGSRKGIAVAESANNAMCGGAFVPMLMFGIPGDPTTAIVLGVLVVNGLQPGAKLLENQADLIAPMFTSLLVSALVLIPLTLFLLGPLFIRIVAIPRGLLYTGIAVVALVGSYVATFSIFQMVLAALFGLLAYFLRRGGYPVVSLLLGFILGPDLELYLRRSLSLNDGDPTVFLTSPDSLAFIGLSLVFIYLMEIGPRLKARRHKTNPSSPSQ
- the kdgD gene encoding 5-dehydro-4-deoxyglucarate dehydratase; the protein is MHPNEVKAALGAGLLSFPVTPFGPDGAFNPAPYEAHISWLSGFGASALFAAGGTGEFFSLDPSEVPQIITRAKAAAGSTPIVSGCGYGTATAVSLAKAVEKAGADGILLLPHYLIDAPQEGLLAHAKAVCDAVGIGVMIYNRDNARYAPDTVARLCDACPNLVGFKDGSGDIGTVRQITAKMGDRLTYLGGMPTAELFAEAYLGAGFTTYSSAVFNFVPGLAMEFYAALRAGERDKTTAILESFFYPFMTLRDRSKGYAVSAIKAGVRLAGYDVGPVRAPLTDLTGEEEAMLAEIVARHS
- a CDS encoding fatty acid desaturase, giving the protein MTTAQSVPGASAPTPPPSTIDARSIRRELARYTDPDVRRSLTEIALSALPFVALWAAMWLALTSVGYGLTLLLALPAAGFLVRLFLIQHDCGHGSVFRRQSLNDWLGRVLGVFTLTPYDHWRRTHALHHAGAGNLDRRGIGDVATLTVREYRNLSLRGRIQYRIYRHPLILFGLGPFFVFLLHHRLPIGFMRGGLMHWLSTMGTNLAILAAVAGVTWAIGIGPFLMIHLPIVLLASAAGVWLFYVQHQFEHTHWDGDADWTHPEAALHGSSHYALPAVLRWFAANVGIHHVHHLSSRIPHYRLPEVLRDLPELRHTNRLTLRESLACVRLTLWDEELRRLVPFRAAHADGARA
- a CDS encoding helix-turn-helix transcriptional regulator yields the protein MTTPPLIFRAAHLRLFIGVFRENGVPVEQALARSPLPRSIETQPDAYVSLPLALPWMAHTGRDLTTMELGYLGSRDVSLGALDVRLQSSILSAVSGLQRLEHALRLATIEDSALVGAMRWEGEHLRVSIAMPRLARHPHACLVEWVNLQAMIAVVRSVAGPAWAPQEMTLVSRAEVPGVALEAFGMTRVRSGHPLTSILVEREALLPAGTLPHRPAAPLTDEAAPWTFAAALRSAIQPYVVAGEVPVSLPQVAELVGTSPRTLQRRLKVSGTTYAQIVQQARFDLARQWLGDASLKVGEIAAMAGYENPQHFSRAFRKLAGVTPSDYRLLTAAR
- a CDS encoding GAF domain-containing sensor histidine kinase, which encodes MSELERDVSDIARIKAIPTILDIICRMTGMRFAAVARVTEDRWIACEVHDEIDFGLKPGGELEVETTLCNEIRQSGTAIVIDHVAQDEVYCRHHTPELYGLQSYISMPIVLSDGTFFGTLCAIDPEPRTLNTPETLAMFEMFSDIIGFQLSALHRVDQAEANLLDERAVSALREQFIAVLGHDLRNPLASIGGGVRIIRREEHTKKSAEVLTMIEGSVRRMAGLIDNVLDFARGRLGSGITLDRKVELLEPVLQQVVDELMVVMPERRIVADFSLPQPIECDRARMGQLVSNLLGNALVHGDPATPVRIVAKADGATLKIDVANEGAPIPPEAMARLFQPFFRGEIRPNQQGLGLGLHIASEIARAHGGEIAVSSSPEQTRFTFEMPLGRA